One window of Novosphingobium sp. 9U genomic DNA carries:
- a CDS encoding ETC complex I subunit produces the protein MSASIYQRPKNAMQSGKALIDQWVLEFAPAEAKKPDPLMGWAGSGDTQQQVTLRFPTKEDALAYAERYGIEVIVHATPPRRLKLQAYADNFR, from the coding sequence ATGAGTGCAAGCATCTACCAGCGCCCGAAGAACGCCATGCAGTCCGGCAAGGCCTTGATCGACCAGTGGGTCCTCGAGTTCGCGCCCGCCGAGGCGAAGAAGCCCGATCCCTTGATGGGCTGGGCCGGCTCTGGCGACACCCAGCAGCAGGTCACGCTTCGCTTCCCGACCAAGGAAGACGCGCTCGCCTATGCAGAGCGCTACGGCATCGAGGTGATCGTGCACGCAACCCCGCCGCGCCGCCTGAAGCTTCAAGCATATGCGGATAACTTCCGCTGA
- a CDS encoding polyprenyl synthetase family protein, producing the protein MSAEVVPLRTRGAEPSLSPMLALTAQGMNSVNAVILDRMQSEVPLIPALAGHLISGGGKRLRPMLTVAGAELCGYQGTRHHKLAAAVEFIHTATLLHDDVVDGSDLRRGKAAANIVFGNPATVLVGDFLFTRSFELMVEDGSLKVLKILSKAASIIAEGEVDQLVAQRHVETSEERYLSIIGSKTAALFAAATRIAAVVAEKSEAEEKALDAYGRNLGIAFQLVDDAIDYDSHAEESGKSKGDDFREGKMTLPVILAYARGDAEERKFWQDAIAGFRTDDDDLAHAVKLINRHDCVEATRERARHFAQRAIDAIAGFPAGAARNAMAQAALFAVARRY; encoded by the coding sequence ATGAGCGCTGAAGTCGTACCGCTGCGCACGCGCGGAGCCGAACCCTCGCTGTCGCCCATGCTTGCGCTGACCGCGCAAGGCATGAACAGCGTCAATGCCGTGATCCTCGACCGGATGCAGAGCGAGGTGCCGTTGATCCCGGCGCTCGCCGGGCACCTGATCTCGGGCGGAGGGAAACGGCTGCGCCCGATGCTGACCGTTGCCGGCGCAGAGCTGTGCGGCTACCAGGGCACGCGCCACCACAAGCTGGCCGCTGCGGTGGAGTTCATCCACACCGCCACGCTGCTGCACGACGACGTGGTTGACGGGTCCGACTTGCGCCGCGGCAAGGCGGCCGCCAACATCGTATTCGGCAACCCCGCCACGGTGCTGGTCGGCGATTTCCTGTTCACCCGCTCGTTCGAGCTGATGGTGGAGGACGGCAGCCTCAAGGTCCTCAAAATCCTGTCCAAGGCCGCTTCGATCATCGCCGAGGGCGAGGTCGACCAACTCGTCGCCCAGCGCCATGTCGAGACCAGCGAGGAGCGCTATCTCTCGATCATCGGCTCCAAGACGGCGGCACTGTTCGCTGCGGCCACCCGCATCGCAGCCGTCGTCGCGGAGAAGAGCGAGGCGGAGGAGAAGGCGCTCGACGCCTACGGCCGCAACCTGGGCATCGCGTTCCAGCTGGTAGACGACGCGATCGATTACGATTCTCACGCCGAGGAGAGCGGCAAGAGCAAGGGCGACGACTTCCGCGAGGGCAAGATGACCCTGCCGGTGATCCTCGCCTACGCGCGGGGTGATGCCGAGGAGCGCAAGTTCTGGCAGGACGCGATCGCCGGCTTCCGCACTGATGACGACGATCTCGCGCACGCGGTCAAGCTAATCAACCGCCATGACTGCGTGGAAGCCACGCGCGAGCGGGCTCGGCATTTCGCGCAGCGCGCGATCGATGCGATCGCGGGCTTTCCCGCGGGAGCGGCGAGGAACGCGATGGCGCAGGCAGCGTTGTTCGCGGTGGCGCGGCGGTATTGA
- a CDS encoding chorismate mutase, which produces MSEPASSPEPALKSAADPVLAGYRASIDNIDAALIHMLAERFRITQAVGAYKAQTSLPASDPGREERQIARLRKLAEEAQLDPDFGEKFLRFIIDEVIRHHERAKAGV; this is translated from the coding sequence ATGAGCGAGCCCGCGTCCAGCCCCGAACCCGCCCTGAAGTCAGCAGCAGATCCGGTGCTCGCCGGCTATCGCGCCAGCATCGACAACATCGACGCCGCGCTGATCCACATGTTGGCCGAGCGCTTCCGCATCACCCAGGCGGTGGGTGCCTACAAGGCACAGACCAGCCTGCCCGCGTCCGATCCGGGGCGCGAGGAACGCCAGATCGCACGTCTGCGCAAGCTGGCCGAGGAAGCGCAACTCGATCCCGATTTCGGCGAGAAGTTCCTGCGGTTCATCATCGACGAGGTGATCCGGCATCATGAACGGGCCAAGGCTGGGGTTTGA
- the hrpB gene encoding ATP-dependent helicase HrpB: MSDLPIHAVLPDLLAALAEPGAAVLVAPPGAGKTTAVAPALLAQPWCAGQVILLSPRRVAARAAAERMAEALGEKAGETIGYLTRLDSKRSARTRVLVMTEAIFVATILDDPELAGTSAVLFDEAHERHLDSDLGLALAIECREVLRPDLRLCVMSATIDGARFASLLGGAPVVESEGRAHPLAIRWLGSAPEKRIDDAVTSAILAAWREERGDILAFLPGVGEIGRVQTQLGEKLPSALVLPLHGQCEPAAQRAAIRRDPEGRRRIVLATAIAETSLTLDGVSVVVDAGLSRRAEFDRAAGVTRLVTHRASRAAAAQRAGRAARQGSGVAYRLWEEAAHPGRPEFDPPEIQTSDLAPLTLSLAQWGSEDPAALAWLDPPPQPSITAARAKLEALGALERRTGGAGWQITAFGRAVASLPMDPSQAAMVLRGAALGEADTAARLALLLQEKGLGGRSDDLAQRLSRWNGERHARADASRKLAAGWARRARALVQPTARQGEVSPAILLALGYPDMLARRRDAAGENWLSAGGRGYILDPVSPLATSEWLVIGDAQGQAKGARILAGLPLTTADIEAWLADRIERRSVLRWIDEEGRVEARLERRIGAITLATGPDPAPDPAAIRDFLLDRVREGGLSLVPLGKGARALLDRARYAGIEALSTEALLRDLPEWLGPLLARRLDAVDAGALHQALRDRLTWEDQQRLERLAPPEFVSPAGAHHAIDYEDDGGPSVEVRVQALFGLDRHPNFGSPPQPLLLKLTSPAGRPLQTTRDLPGFWRGSWRDVQRDMKGRYPRHRWPDEPWREDPSLKTRNAFEASKRS, encoded by the coding sequence GTGAGCGACCTGCCGATCCATGCCGTGCTGCCCGATCTCCTCGCCGCCCTGGCCGAGCCCGGCGCGGCCGTGCTGGTGGCCCCGCCGGGTGCGGGCAAGACGACCGCGGTTGCACCTGCGTTGCTCGCGCAGCCCTGGTGTGCCGGGCAGGTCATCCTGCTCTCGCCGCGCCGGGTCGCCGCGCGCGCCGCGGCAGAGCGCATGGCGGAGGCTTTGGGAGAGAAGGCGGGCGAGACCATCGGCTACCTCACCCGCCTCGACAGCAAACGATCGGCGCGCACGCGCGTGCTCGTGATGACCGAGGCGATCTTCGTGGCGACGATCCTCGACGATCCGGAGCTCGCCGGCACTTCGGCAGTGCTGTTCGACGAAGCGCACGAACGCCATCTCGACTCAGATCTCGGCCTTGCGCTCGCCATCGAGTGTCGCGAGGTGCTGCGGCCCGACTTGCGGCTCTGCGTCATGTCGGCAACGATCGACGGCGCGCGGTTTGCCAGTCTGCTCGGCGGCGCTCCTGTGGTGGAAAGCGAGGGCAGGGCGCACCCGCTTGCGATCCGCTGGCTGGGGTCCGCGCCCGAGAAGCGCATCGACGACGCCGTGACCTCAGCGATCCTCGCCGCCTGGCGCGAGGAGCGAGGCGATATCCTCGCCTTCCTGCCCGGCGTCGGCGAGATCGGGCGGGTGCAGACGCAGCTTGGCGAGAAGCTGCCGTCGGCCTTGGTCCTGCCGCTCCACGGGCAATGCGAACCTGCCGCGCAACGCGCTGCAATCCGCCGCGATCCGGAAGGTCGGCGGCGGATCGTGCTGGCGACCGCAATCGCCGAGACATCCCTGACCCTGGACGGCGTGAGCGTGGTGGTCGACGCGGGCCTGTCCCGGCGTGCCGAATTCGACCGCGCGGCCGGCGTGACCCGTCTCGTCACCCATCGCGCCAGCCGGGCCGCCGCTGCCCAGCGTGCCGGTCGCGCAGCCCGCCAGGGTTCGGGCGTCGCGTACCGCCTGTGGGAGGAAGCGGCGCATCCGGGCCGGCCGGAGTTCGATCCGCCAGAGATCCAGACTTCCGACCTGGCCCCGCTCACGCTCTCGCTCGCGCAATGGGGCAGCGAGGATCCGGCGGCGCTCGCCTGGCTCGATCCGCCACCGCAGCCCTCGATCACCGCGGCCCGAGCGAAGCTGGAGGCGCTTGGCGCGCTGGAGCGGCGTACCGGTGGCGCCGGCTGGCAGATCACCGCCTTCGGGCGTGCGGTCGCCAGCCTGCCGATGGATCCCTCGCAAGCGGCCATGGTGCTGCGCGGTGCGGCGCTGGGCGAGGCGGACACCGCCGCGCGCCTCGCGCTGCTGCTACAGGAGAAGGGCCTGGGTGGTCGTAGCGACGACCTGGCTCAACGCCTCTCCCGCTGGAACGGCGAGCGACATGCGCGCGCCGATGCCTCGCGGAAATTGGCGGCAGGCTGGGCTCGTCGTGCGCGCGCGCTCGTGCAGCCCACCGCCCGCCAGGGCGAGGTGTCGCCTGCGATCCTGTTGGCGCTCGGCTATCCCGATATGCTGGCACGACGGCGCGATGCCGCTGGGGAGAACTGGCTTTCCGCGGGCGGGCGGGGCTACATCCTCGACCCTGTTTCCCCACTCGCGACGAGCGAGTGGCTGGTGATCGGCGATGCGCAGGGGCAGGCCAAAGGCGCGCGGATCCTGGCCGGCTTGCCGCTGACGACCGCCGACATCGAAGCCTGGCTGGCCGACCGCATCGAGCGGCGCTCCGTCCTGCGCTGGATCGACGAGGAGGGCCGGGTAGAGGCGCGGCTCGAGCGGCGGATCGGCGCCATCACGCTGGCCACCGGGCCCGATCCTGCACCCGATCCCGCAGCCATCCGCGATTTCCTGCTCGACCGCGTGCGCGAAGGCGGCCTGTCGCTGGTGCCGCTGGGCAAGGGCGCGCGGGCCTTGCTCGACCGTGCGCGCTACGCCGGGATCGAGGCGCTATCGACAGAGGCCCTGCTTCGTGACCTTCCGGAGTGGCTCGGCCCCTTGCTGGCCCGGCGGCTCGACGCCGTGGACGCCGGCGCCTTGCACCAGGCCTTGCGCGATCGGCTCACGTGGGAGGACCAGCAGCGCCTCGAGCGGCTCGCCCCGCCCGAGTTCGTCAGCCCGGCAGGCGCGCATCACGCGATCGATTACGAGGATGACGGCGGTCCGTCGGTCGAGGTGCGGGTGCAGGCGCTGTTCGGGCTCGATCGCCACCCCAATTTCGGCAGCCCCCCGCAACCTTTGCTGCTCAAGCTGACCTCACCTGCCGGGCGTCCCTTGCAGACGACGCGAGACCTGCCCGGCTTCTGGCGCGGCTCGTGGCGCGACGTCCAGCGGGACATGAAGGGCCGCTACCCCCGCCACCGGTGGCCCGACGAACCCTGGCGCGAAGACCCCAGCCTGAAGACGCGCAACGCGTTCGAGGCATCCAAGCGCTCTTGA